The following coding sequences lie in one Flagellimonas eckloniae genomic window:
- a CDS encoding hybrid sensor histidine kinase/response regulator transcription factor, translating into MKLINKQSIINLFLLSFSLLNFTIAQNFQRISNKEGFNQNTINTIEQDLYGFIWFGTPNGLIKYDGYEFKTYTTQSKNIGNISSNHITSLYNDKKGVLWIGTNLGLSAYIPWLEKFYTVSLPKGLSINRIVSGPQGRIWFSGENQLYTCNLQDVEKGIFKVSENILESVTDTIEILDFSFKDENSLIVGTTNGLKKLFFDAKTFSTKPEIEAIKDFEVFETKIVRAILNLNDIFWIGTDSGIFKVTIDGDTAHVLNDFSSSNNQNISKWSVKTITEGHSGVIWVGTRNYGLFKYHKEQDYFDHFDYDSKNQFSLSANHINALYQDDFNVMWIGTAQGGINKLDVFQKPFLSYTNNPYDSYSIPDNLITSIFEDSRGKLWISAFKATLSRSLSKVNSKTVKKLKFEDLQNKIPLNKGDVLRCIFEDKYGFLWFGADHSLMVYNPKNNQFKRLSLIQNGTPLNENPIRAIKQIDENHIILSGNNITVLSNPWQKIKAKNKADIDVSSFLSLDNSRVQDVLMDNTNNLWFATSKGLMHGTFNGGQIAINKVYTNNKSDEIRLSLNNIFTLHQENNHIWIGTFGGGLNKMTLNTEGEPIKIEYYRKNDILPDDAIYGILQQDDEYLWLSTDMGLVKLDIDSTNNVNVYDVRDGLPQNNFRQNAFFKGRSGYIYFGGLNGLTVFNPEEIKKNDQAPEVLISALLINNQRIEIGEKINGKVLLEKSISETDNIAISQDERIISFNLSVKHTSVPSKNKLAYKLEGFNDDWIELEEGKAIVTYTNLSADNYVFKVKAANGDGIWSESERTLNLEILPPWYNTWWSYLIFFIIAIGLGVGVVIYFVQHERLKQGLLYEKKDKERIETINKGKFQYFTNLSHEFRTPLTLIAGPLERIIAKNSDQSNVKYLSIVQKNTKRLLSLADQLITFRQAEEGRVKLNLTKLNLGEFIYPTTEAFENYALEKNINFFYKVSDPNEDIVIDIEKFERIIFNLLSNSFKNIHPQGTISIEAGIVRSNDKNWIKIDVIDNGKGIPPENLDNIFERFYQLGNKEGDISGGGIGLSFCKSLVSLFEGEIHATSTPGVETRFTVKIPSKPIESHDVDNIGINEKSFIKDWVPLSNTISKENTDTTETKSQKEFSILVVENEEDVQSFLYHELSSTYNVRIANNGIEALDKIKLNEPDLVISDVMMPEMDGYQLCERIKSTPETCHIPVLLLTALGANEDVIKGLEFGAEEYLSKPFSIKHLELRVIRLIQNSKKIRQYFSKNSALPKAGIKLELSKKDEIFLKKVTQVIEKNISDSSFGVEELSTAMGSSNSRFYRRLKQLTGQVPNVYLRNYRLQRAAELLKSNEGYNVAEVMYQIGIESNSYFSTSFKKLHGFLPSEYLKMEISKTT; encoded by the coding sequence ATGAAGTTGATTAATAAGCAATCTATTATAAATCTATTTCTGCTAAGCTTTAGTTTATTAAATTTTACTATTGCCCAAAACTTTCAACGAATTTCAAATAAAGAAGGGTTTAACCAAAATACCATCAATACTATTGAGCAAGATTTGTATGGCTTTATTTGGTTTGGCACACCTAATGGTTTAATAAAATATGATGGCTATGAGTTTAAGACCTATACGACCCAATCAAAAAATATAGGCAATATTTCAAGTAACCATATAACATCACTTTATAATGACAAAAAAGGTGTTTTATGGATAGGAACCAATCTTGGCCTTAGTGCCTACATTCCTTGGTTAGAAAAGTTTTATACCGTTTCGCTCCCTAAAGGGTTATCTATTAATCGCATTGTATCAGGACCTCAGGGACGTATTTGGTTCTCCGGAGAAAACCAGTTGTATACATGTAATCTTCAGGATGTAGAAAAAGGCATTTTTAAAGTCTCAGAGAATATTTTAGAATCTGTTACTGATACTATTGAAATTTTAGATTTTAGTTTTAAAGATGAAAATTCACTTATTGTAGGAACTACAAATGGTTTGAAAAAACTTTTTTTTGATGCAAAAACTTTTAGTACAAAACCAGAAATAGAAGCTATAAAAGATTTTGAAGTTTTTGAAACGAAAATAGTTAGAGCGATTTTAAACTTAAATGATATTTTTTGGATAGGTACGGATAGTGGCATATTCAAGGTAACAATTGATGGTGATACAGCCCATGTACTTAATGATTTTAGTTCGTCAAATAACCAAAACATCTCTAAATGGTCAGTAAAGACTATCACTGAAGGTCATTCAGGAGTGATTTGGGTTGGGACAAGAAATTACGGATTATTTAAATATCATAAAGAACAAGACTATTTTGATCATTTTGATTATGATTCCAAAAACCAGTTTAGTTTAAGCGCCAACCACATCAATGCATTATATCAAGATGATTTTAATGTGATGTGGATAGGTACTGCACAAGGCGGAATAAACAAGTTGGATGTTTTTCAAAAACCATTCTTGTCATATACCAACAATCCCTATGATTCTTATTCGATTCCAGATAATTTAATAACATCAATTTTTGAAGATTCACGAGGGAAACTTTGGATATCCGCTTTCAAGGCAACGTTGTCCAGAAGCTTGAGCAAGGTAAATAGCAAGACAGTCAAAAAACTTAAGTTCGAGGACCTACAAAACAAAATCCCATTAAATAAGGGAGATGTGCTACGATGTATTTTTGAAGACAAATATGGGTTTTTGTGGTTTGGAGCGGATCATTCTTTGATGGTTTATAATCCAAAAAATAATCAATTTAAAAGGCTTTCTTTAATACAAAATGGAACACCTTTAAATGAAAATCCTATTAGGGCCATTAAACAAATTGATGAAAATCATATCATCTTATCTGGAAATAATATCACCGTTCTATCAAATCCTTGGCAGAAAATTAAAGCAAAAAATAAAGCTGATATAGATGTGTCTTCATTTTTGAGTTTGGATAACAGCAGAGTTCAAGATGTATTAATGGATAATACAAACAACTTATGGTTTGCCACATCTAAAGGACTCATGCATGGAACATTTAATGGAGGCCAAATTGCAATAAACAAAGTATATACCAACAACAAATCCGATGAAATTAGATTAAGCCTTAATAATATATTTACACTTCATCAAGAAAATAACCATATCTGGATAGGAACATTTGGGGGAGGGTTAAACAAGATGACCCTAAATACAGAAGGAGAACCAATAAAAATAGAATATTATAGGAAAAATGACATTCTTCCTGATGATGCTATTTATGGTATTCTACAACAAGATGATGAGTATCTATGGTTAAGTACCGATATGGGTTTGGTGAAGCTTGATATTGATAGTACCAATAATGTAAATGTTTATGATGTAAGAGATGGTTTGCCCCAAAATAATTTTAGGCAGAATGCTTTTTTTAAAGGAAGGTCAGGATATATCTATTTTGGCGGATTAAACGGATTAACGGTTTTTAATCCAGAGGAAATAAAAAAGAATGACCAAGCCCCTGAGGTTTTAATATCAGCTTTGTTGATTAATAATCAAAGGATTGAAATAGGAGAAAAAATCAATGGTAAAGTCTTACTCGAAAAATCAATATCAGAAACCGATAACATTGCCATAAGTCAAGACGAAAGAATTATATCTTTTAATTTATCTGTTAAACATACTTCGGTTCCCTCAAAAAATAAGTTGGCCTATAAGTTGGAAGGATTTAATGACGACTGGATTGAGTTGGAAGAAGGAAAGGCAATAGTAACGTATACCAATCTTTCTGCGGATAATTATGTTTTTAAGGTTAAAGCAGCTAATGGAGATGGTATTTGGAGTGAATCTGAAAGAACTTTAAATCTTGAAATTTTGCCGCCATGGTATAATACTTGGTGGAGTTATCTAATCTTTTTTATAATTGCCATAGGTCTAGGTGTAGGCGTTGTTATATATTTTGTTCAACACGAACGGTTAAAACAAGGGCTTTTATATGAGAAAAAGGATAAGGAACGTATTGAAACCATTAATAAGGGAAAGTTTCAGTATTTTACGAATTTATCGCATGAATTTAGAACACCTCTAACATTAATTGCAGGTCCTTTAGAACGTATTATTGCAAAAAACTCCGATCAAAGCAATGTGAAATATTTGTCCATCGTTCAGAAGAACACTAAAAGACTACTCAGTCTGGCGGATCAATTAATTACATTTAGGCAGGCAGAAGAAGGGCGAGTTAAACTGAATCTTACAAAATTAAACTTAGGTGAGTTTATATATCCAACCACCGAGGCTTTTGAAAATTACGCTTTAGAAAAAAACATTAACTTTTTTTATAAGGTCTCCGACCCAAACGAAGATATCGTTATCGATATAGAAAAGTTTGAACGTATCATATTCAACCTGCTTTCCAATTCATTTAAAAACATACACCCACAAGGTACTATTAGTATAGAAGCAGGAATAGTGCGCTCTAACGATAAAAACTGGATTAAAATTGATGTTATTGATAATGGAAAAGGAATACCTCCCGAAAATTTAGATAATATTTTTGAGCGCTTCTATCAACTGGGGAACAAGGAAGGTGATATCAGTGGAGGAGGCATTGGACTGTCGTTTTGTAAATCTCTTGTTAGTTTGTTTGAAGGCGAAATTCATGCTACAAGTACTCCCGGTGTTGAGACTCGATTTACCGTGAAAATACCATCTAAGCCCATAGAGTCCCATGATGTTGATAATATAGGTATAAATGAAAAATCTTTTATTAAAGATTGGGTACCACTATCCAATACTATAAGCAAAGAGAATACTGATACTACTGAAACAAAAAGTCAAAAAGAGTTTTCTATTCTAGTGGTTGAAAACGAAGAAGATGTTCAGAGTTTTTTGTATCATGAACTCTCTTCCACTTACAATGTAAGGATAGCCAATAATGGCATTGAGGCACTTGACAAAATCAAACTAAATGAGCCTGATTTAGTAATAAGTGATGTTATGATGCCAGAAATGGATGGTTATCAGCTTTGTGAAAGAATAAAGTCTACCCCGGAAACTTGCCATATACCCGTATTATTATTAACAGCATTAGGCGCGAATGAAGACGTTATCAAAGGACTGGAGTTTGGAGCAGAGGAATATTTAAGTAAGCCTTTTTCTATAAAACATTTAGAATTGCGAGTTATCAGGCTAATTCAGAACAGTAAAAAAATAAGACAATATTTTTCTAAAAACAGTGCCTTACCAAAGGCGGGTATAAAACTTGAATTATCAAAAAAAGATGAGATTTTTCTAAAGAAAGTTACTCAAGTCATAGAAAAAAATATATCCGATTCCAGTTTTGGGGTTGAAGAACTATCAACCGCAATGGGTTCAAGTAATTCACGCTTTTACAGACGTTTAAAACAGCTTACAGGCCAAGTGCCAAACGTGTATTTAAGAAATTACAGATTACAACGGGCCGCTGAACTCTTAAAAAGTAACGAAGGATATAATGTAGCCGAAGTTATGTACCAAATTGGTATAGAATCAAACTCATATTTCTCAACATCGTTCAAAAAACTACATGGATTCCTACCATCTGAGTATTTAAAAATGGAAATATCTAAAACAACATAA
- a CDS encoding alpha-L-fucosidase has translation MKKNTYINNTLLLLLFIILIISNPLFSQKKGEKGMDEMWGDDKVKVDALRNGKGKLFDEGNFGMFIHWGLFSSLGGVWEDKTYYGIGEWIMNPRVANIPPKEYMATAKDFNPTDFDAKKIAKLAKDAGMKYIIITSKHHEGFAMFDSKVSDFDIVDATPFARDPMHELSEACHELGLGFGFYYSHNQDWTTPGGGKGPDLDDKGNKVGFKDYFYNKCKPQVKEICSNYGQIDFVWFDTPGNMPKEYVVELADMVRKLQPNAMMCSRIGHGMGDYASKGDMEVPTKNIPGLWETCDTNNDSWSYAWYDNNFKSPREILSRLIETVGRGGSYLFNVGPDPKGVVPEIGVEFLEEAGAWIKKYPQVVYAAGSSPWGHKLPWGDITTKDNSLFLSVFDWPSDGKLYLPGLEAQIESVSVLNSSESEDISYERDKDWTIFNIPSKAPDDLISVIEVKLKTQANNIEVNAPIGVYPNTENILLSEFAEVKNAEEKTIRWMEKFGEWKHANQINNWEDNGTVTWEVNVQKPGYYYLELCYRGSGRLVWKTTTDESVMIQNQQAATEKYVFYNMGILEFKTPGKHTITTSLVEGDKKTSSLKSLALKPIK, from the coding sequence ATGAAAAAAAACACCTACATCAATAATACCTTACTACTACTTCTCTTCATAATATTAATTATAAGTAATCCTTTATTTTCACAAAAGAAAGGTGAAAAGGGAATGGACGAAATGTGGGGGGACGATAAAGTAAAGGTAGATGCCTTAAGAAACGGAAAAGGTAAACTTTTTGATGAAGGTAATTTTGGAATGTTCATCCATTGGGGGCTTTTTTCCAGTTTAGGAGGCGTATGGGAAGATAAAACCTATTATGGCATAGGGGAATGGATCATGAATCCCAGAGTAGCCAATATTCCACCTAAAGAATATATGGCAACAGCCAAAGATTTTAATCCAACTGATTTTGATGCAAAAAAAATAGCAAAACTTGCTAAGGATGCTGGAATGAAGTACATCATCATTACCAGTAAGCATCACGAGGGGTTTGCAATGTTCGATTCTAAAGTAAGTGACTTTGACATCGTTGATGCTACACCATTTGCCAGGGACCCTATGCACGAACTGTCCGAAGCTTGTCATGAATTAGGGCTAGGTTTTGGTTTTTATTACTCCCATAATCAAGATTGGACCACTCCTGGAGGAGGAAAGGGACCGGATTTGGATGACAAAGGAAATAAGGTTGGGTTTAAAGATTATTTTTACAATAAATGTAAACCTCAGGTTAAGGAGATTTGTTCAAATTATGGACAAATAGATTTTGTATGGTTTGATACACCAGGCAATATGCCAAAAGAATATGTGGTAGAACTAGCGGATATGGTGCGCAAATTACAGCCAAATGCCATGATGTGCAGTCGTATTGGACATGGTATGGGCGATTATGCCAGCAAAGGCGATATGGAAGTACCCACAAAAAATATTCCTGGACTTTGGGAAACTTGCGACACCAATAACGATTCTTGGTCGTATGCTTGGTATGACAATAATTTTAAAAGTCCCAGAGAAATACTTAGCAGGCTTATTGAAACTGTTGGCAGAGGAGGCTCTTACTTATTCAATGTAGGACCAGACCCTAAAGGTGTAGTTCCAGAAATCGGGGTAGAATTTTTAGAGGAAGCTGGTGCATGGATAAAGAAATATCCCCAAGTGGTATACGCCGCAGGTTCTTCGCCATGGGGACATAAATTACCTTGGGGTGATATAACAACAAAAGACAATTCATTATTTCTTTCTGTTTTTGATTGGCCGTCCGATGGAAAATTATACTTACCTGGACTAGAAGCCCAAATAGAATCGGTATCAGTTTTAAACTCATCAGAATCCGAGGATATTTCATATGAAAGAGATAAAGACTGGACTATTTTTAATATCCCCAGTAAAGCACCTGATGATTTAATTTCTGTAATTGAAGTCAAATTAAAAACCCAAGCAAACAACATAGAAGTTAATGCACCAATAGGTGTATATCCCAACACGGAAAATATATTGCTAAGTGAATTTGCCGAGGTTAAAAATGCTGAAGAGAAAACCATACGCTGGATGGAGAAATTTGGCGAATGGAAACATGCAAATCAAATAAATAACTGGGAGGATAACGGTACTGTAACTTGGGAAGTTAACGTACAAAAACCTGGCTACTATTATTTAGAATTATGTTATCGTGGTTCTGGTAGGTTGGTTTGGAAAACAACAACAGACGAAAGTGTAATGATACAAAACCAACAAGCCGCCACTGAAAAGTATGTTTTTTATAATATGGGAATTTTAGAATTCAAAACTCCTGGAAAACATACAATAACAACCTCTTTGGTTGAAGGAGACAAGAAGACATCCAGTTTGAAATCTCTGGCTTTGAAGCCAATTAAGTAG
- a CDS encoding RagB/SusD family nutrient uptake outer membrane protein, with protein sequence MKEKFKISLLLIILLMGLSCEDYLVEEPPSFIAANDFWQTASDARTGVDGIYRIVNDVHFRWMAAVDSFTDDQVCKSGGSPFINSFGTHTVTPSDRIFEQVDVYTGWWTGISRANTALKFVPDINMDETEKNIILGEARALRAFLYYNLVKLYGDLPMLTDAIESTEDFDKPRTDAETIYNEIIIPDLQFAENNCREGLHTDGHFTKWTAKIILADVYLTRAGYRRTSRGEFVQGDAANWALARDKAKEILDDSPHALNTVAKVDGANITPAFGVAWDYQNPFTPEAMLELSYIKVINLGSWYSRECNPHVDGRQYWGPQNQSPLLDSEGIDLTVAQMDFLGTQMLRAASYIPTPDLYDAFEDGDERRDFSLMTRYNSADGRTFLCQPTFRKLIDIEYFLGGEETNFRYTTANLILYRYADALLIYAEAQNEADGTPNAQAYAAINEIRNRAGLEDLTPGLSQDDFRQAVWQERRVELNAEFKRKFDLMRTNRLVAETTDINLDWTAAQGSLTDYRNAYTPYYNGRPPFPDYEWLWPIPQSEMDLNVFNDWYQNEGYVD encoded by the coding sequence ATGAAAGAAAAATTTAAAATAAGCTTATTACTCATTATTCTTTTAATGGGTTTGTCGTGCGAGGATTATCTTGTTGAAGAACCACCATCATTTATTGCAGCAAACGATTTCTGGCAAACAGCTAGTGATGCTAGAACTGGTGTTGACGGTATTTATAGAATTGTGAACGATGTGCATTTTAGATGGATGGCTGCTGTAGATTCGTTCACAGACGACCAAGTTTGCAAATCCGGAGGCTCACCTTTTATAAATTCTTTTGGTACACATACGGTGACACCATCCGATAGGATTTTTGAACAAGTAGATGTATATACTGGTTGGTGGACAGGTATAAGCAGAGCCAATACAGCTTTAAAATTTGTGCCGGACATAAATATGGACGAAACTGAAAAAAATATAATTCTAGGTGAGGCTCGAGCTTTAAGAGCATTTTTATACTACAACTTAGTCAAATTATATGGTGACCTACCCATGCTTACCGATGCTATAGAGAGTACTGAAGATTTTGATAAACCCAGAACAGATGCAGAAACTATTTATAATGAAATTATAATACCAGACCTTCAGTTTGCAGAAAATAATTGTAGAGAGGGTTTACATACCGATGGTCACTTTACTAAATGGACTGCCAAAATTATTCTAGCGGACGTTTATTTGACTCGCGCAGGATATAGAAGAACGTCAAGAGGAGAGTTTGTTCAAGGAGATGCAGCTAATTGGGCTTTAGCTCGCGATAAAGCAAAAGAGATACTTGATGATTCTCCACACGCTTTAAATACAGTGGCCAAAGTAGATGGTGCCAACATAACACCGGCATTTGGCGTAGCATGGGATTATCAAAATCCGTTTACACCAGAGGCAATGCTGGAGTTATCCTATATCAAAGTCATAAATTTAGGAAGTTGGTACAGTCGTGAATGTAATCCACATGTTGATGGCCGTCAATATTGGGGGCCCCAAAATCAGAGCCCGTTATTAGACTCTGAAGGTATTGATTTAACCGTAGCACAAATGGATTTTCTTGGCACTCAAATGTTGCGTGCAGCATCTTACATACCAACTCCGGATCTCTATGATGCTTTTGAAGACGGTGATGAAAGACGTGACTTTAGTTTAATGACAAGATACAATTCTGCTGATGGTCGAACCTTTTTGTGCCAACCAACTTTTAGGAAATTAATAGATATTGAATATTTTCTTGGAGGGGAAGAAACAAACTTTAGATATACAACCGCAAACCTAATACTTTATAGATATGCAGATGCCCTGTTAATATATGCCGAGGCCCAAAATGAAGCTGATGGAACTCCAAATGCCCAAGCCTATGCAGCTATTAATGAAATTAGAAATAGGGCTGGTTTAGAAGATTTGACCCCTGGTCTATCTCAAGATGATTTTAGACAAGCTGTTTGGCAAGAAAGACGCGTAGAGCTTAACGCAGAGTTCAAGCGTAAATTCGATCTTATGAGAACCAACAGATTAGTTGCTGAAACAACGGATATAAACCTTGATTGGACTGCAGCACAAGGGTCATTAACCGATTATAGAAATGCTTATACTCCTTATTATAATGGTAGACCACCATTCCCGGACTATGAATGGTTGTGGCCAATACCACAATCGGAAATGGATTTAAATGTATTTAACGATTGGTACCAAAATGAAGGTTATGTCGATTAA
- a CDS encoding putative glycoside hydrolase family 15 protein, producing MRKINLIIFTLLGFLSYSQQEYYPNFSWDKVPVAFHFGKRDGLMTKDEAKFVTSRSNFIVLEKAHGAPDYEYTEDAIAKEARKLKKLNPGMKVIFYWNSFLDYNMYKAHEVYQNHPQWWLRKQDGELDFKNKGLKRYDLSNPKVRDWWTDVAKNEIVNGSTDGIFMDAFIQVSNPANIKLWGQKKYNDIQQGLKDLIKETREKLGDDKLIVYNGIRSTFQRNVGNNFPDYTDVVMIEHFGHFASTSKESMLTDIQEMEKAGKSGKIVVFKAWPGFAWIDKEAMSKPYVEKQKIAKNSITFPLAAFLAGAQEHSYFIYNWGYRMEMGCLEWYPEFDKPLGKPLNDMVINGWVLTREYEHALVWVNLETNEAKINWK from the coding sequence ATGAGAAAAATAAATCTTATAATTTTCACTTTACTGGGTTTCTTGTCTTATTCACAACAAGAATACTATCCAAATTTTAGCTGGGATAAAGTTCCTGTAGCATTTCATTTTGGTAAACGTGATGGTCTAATGACCAAAGACGAAGCGAAATTCGTAACATCTAGGTCAAATTTCATTGTTCTAGAGAAAGCACATGGCGCTCCAGACTATGAATATACCGAAGATGCTATTGCCAAAGAAGCAAGGAAGCTAAAAAAACTGAATCCTGGGATGAAAGTTATTTTTTATTGGAATTCTTTTTTGGATTACAATATGTACAAAGCCCATGAAGTATATCAGAATCATCCTCAATGGTGGTTACGTAAGCAAGATGGTGAATTGGATTTTAAGAACAAAGGGTTAAAACGTTACGATTTGTCCAATCCAAAAGTAAGGGATTGGTGGACGGATGTTGCTAAAAATGAAATTGTAAATGGAAGTACAGATGGTATTTTTATGGATGCATTTATCCAAGTTTCAAATCCCGCGAATATTAAACTCTGGGGACAAAAAAAGTATAATGATATTCAACAAGGCTTAAAGGATTTAATCAAGGAAACAAGGGAGAAATTAGGAGATGATAAGCTAATCGTTTATAACGGTATCCGTTCAACCTTTCAAAGAAATGTAGGTAATAATTTCCCTGATTATACAGATGTTGTAATGATTGAGCATTTTGGGCATTTTGCAAGCACTTCCAAAGAAAGTATGTTAACTGATATACAAGAAATGGAAAAAGCCGGGAAATCTGGTAAAATTGTAGTTTTCAAAGCTTGGCCCGGTTTTGCTTGGATTGATAAGGAAGCTATGTCCAAACCATATGTAGAAAAGCAAAAAATTGCTAAAAATAGTATTACATTTCCTTTGGCTGCCTTTTTGGCCGGTGCCCAGGAACATTCCTATTTTATATACAATTGGGGTTATAGAATGGAAATGGGATGCTTGGAATGGTATCCCGAATTTGATAAGCCGCTAGGGAAGCCTTTAAATGATATGGTCATAAATGGTTGGGTATTAACAAGAGAATACGAGCACGCTTTGGTTTGGGTAAATTTAGAAACCAATGAGGCTAAAATCAATTGGAAATAA